ATTAATGGTCTTGCGCTGCGCCTGATCCTTTCGGGTAGCGAATGGATTCCACCATATCTTGTACGTTCTGAGGGACTTCAGCCGTGAACTTATTAACGATAATTGATACCGTAAAGTTAAGGCACATACCCAATGTCCCAATGCCTTCTGGGCTAATGCCAAACCACCAGTTATCTGGCGTATTGGCAGCTGGGTTGATGAACTTGAAGTAGATGATGTAAGCCGCGGTAAAGGCAATGCCTGACAACATACCGGCAATCGCGCCCTCTTTGTTCATCTTCTTATAGAAGATGCCGAGAATAATCGCGGGGAAGAAGGATGAAGCCGCGAGACCAAACGCAAAGGCGACGACCTGAGCAACGAACCCCGGTGGGTTAATCCCCAAATAACCCGCCCCGACAATGGCCAATGCGGCACCGATCCGCGCGGCGAGCAACTCTTGCTTGTCGGTCATATTGGGCTTGAAGCCTTTTTTCAGCAAGTCATGAGATATAGAGGTTGAGATAACCAGTAGCAAACCCGCTGCCGTGGACAGTGCCGCCGCGAGTCCCCCTGCCGCCAGTAACGCAACGACCCAGTTAGGTAATTGAGCAAGTTCTGGAGACGCGAGAACGATAATGTCACGGTTGATTTTCATCTCATTGCGTTCATCGCCAGAGTAGAACATCTTGCCGTCTCCGTTCTTATCTTCCCAAGCGACTAGACCGGTGCTTTCCCAGTTTTTATACCAACTTGGCGCTTCGGTTGCCGCAACCCCCTTCATATCTGGACCATTAATGGTATCGATCATATTCACGCGAGCAAAGGCGGCGACCGCTGGTGCGGTAGTGTAGAGCAAAGCGATAAACACCAGTGCCCAACCTGCCGAGATACGAGCATCTTTCACTCTAGGAACGGTGAAGAAGCGGATAATCACATGCGGTAGACCCGCAGTACCGACCATCAAAGCTGCACAAATAAAGAACACATCAACCATACTTTTAGAGCCATCGGTATAGGCGGTAAAGCCCAACTCTTGGGTCAAGCCATCCAGTTTATCCAGCAGATAGGTATCGGTGCCGGAGATGGTCGAACCAAAGCCGACTTGTGGGAATACCGAACCGGTCATCATCAATGAGGTAAAAATCGCAGGAACTAAAAAGGCGAAAATAAGCACACAATACTGGGCGACCTGCGTATAAGTTATCCCTTTCATTCCTCCCATTACCGCATAGAAGAAAACGATGGCCATGCCGATGACAATCCCAAGGTTAATATCGACCTCAAGGAATCGGGCAAATACCACACCGACGCCACGCATCTGACCGGCGACATAGGTGAAAGAAACGAAAATGGCACAAAAGACCGCCACCATGCGCGCGGTTTTTGAGTAATAACGATCACCGATAAAGTCAGGCACAGTGAATTTGCCAAACTTACGGAGGTAAGGAGCGAGACAGAGTGCTAACAGTACATATCCACCGGTCCAACCCATAAGATACACACCGCCGTCATAACCGATAAAGGAGATGATGCCTGCCATAGAAATAAAGGAAGCCGCTGACATCCAGTCGGCGGCGGTAGCCATGCCGTTTGCTACTGGGTGTACGCCACCACCAGCTACATAGAATTCGCTCGTTGAGCCCGCACGAGCCCAGATAGCAATGCCGATATAGAGGGTAAAAGTAATGCCGACGAGAATAAACGTCCAAGTTTGAATATCCATTATGTTGCCTCTTAGTCTTCTTGTACGTTGTATTTTTTATCTAGCGCATTCATACGAGCCACATAAACAAAGATCAGTACAACAAAGGTGTAGATCGATCCTTGCTGAGCAAACCAGAAACCGAGTTTGAAGCCGCCAAATTGAATAGTATTGAGTACATCAACAAATAGGATCCCTGCACCATAGGAAACCAAAAACCAGGTTGCTAATAGTGTACCCATCACGCCTAGGTTCTCTTTCCAGTAGGCTTGTGCTTGTTCCGATGATTCAAACGCCATAACGCTCTCCTTTGTTACAGGTTGTTAACATTTGTGGTCTCAGATAAGGTAGCAGGAGAGAGAAAGAAGAGCATTGCAACTTTAGTCGAGGTGTAAAAACAAAAAAACACCTGCAATACAGGTGTTTAATTGACGAGCACGGCAAATGTTAATTGTTAAGGCAATGTTAAGTTAGCCTAAGGTCTAATGATTTTGACTAAATATAGAAGTCTTTTATTCCCTGTAACAGGTTATTGACGGCGACAGCGGCTAAAATCAAACCCATGACTCGGCTAATAATGGCCGCACCCACATTACCAATCCATTTCTGGATCCGACTTGCCCCTAAGAGTAAAACCAAGGTGATCAGCAGAACCACTAACATCACCAAAGCGGTAATTGATTGATCGATCACTGAGTGACGATGGTTATCTGTCAGCATCACAATCGCCATCATAGCGCCCGGTGAGGCTATTGAAGGGATGGCAAGTGGATAGACGGCAAGATCCGCCAATTGCGCTCGACTGGTTTCGCCACTCAGTTTAATTTCTTCTTCCGGTTTGCTTTCGCCAAATATCATGGTTAAGGCAAAGAGTAGCAGCACCAATCCACCAGCAGCCTGAAAAGCGGGGAGAGGGATCTGCATCGCTTCGAGCAGAAGTTGCCCGACGAAAAGGAAAAACAGCAGTACACCGGTAGCAATGGCGACGGCTTTCAGAGCAACGATACGTCGGTGCTTGGTATCAAGATGCGCAGTTTGTGATAGGTAGACAGGAACGGAGCCGATAGGATCAATGACGGCCCAGAGTACAACAAATTGAGTCACAATAATGGTTAGCAAGGGTACACTCCCAAGGTATGAGTAAGCCAAGAGGTGGACGCGGTTTCCTGCTGTGAATAAGGACAGCAAATAAGCGCAGCAAGGGTATTATCGTATGTTATCTCATATCCACCAATATGAAGATCACCTTTCGTTACATAATAGGATATGAGTTACACAACCTAGACACGGTATCAGGTTAGTTAGCGTCATTTTTACCGCAATGATGATGCTTACTGAACCTCACTGTCCATTTGCTGCAATAGAATGACGGCTTGCGTGCGATTCTTTACCCCAAGCTTTCTAAAAATAGCAGTCATGTGCGCTTTAATCGTTGCTTCAGATACATTGAGATCATAGGCGATTTGTTTATTGAGAAGACCATCCGACAACATCCCCAAAACCTTGTATTGTTGAGGCGTGAGGGTGGCAATTTTGTCTGCCAATTCAGTATGCTGTTGAGTTTGATTGACCAGTAATGCGGCAGGGTAGTAAGGGTCACCTTCAAGCACTTGATTCAGCGCGGCAATTAGGGTTTTCATATCACTGGATTTAGGGATAAAACCAAAAGCGCCGTGCATTTTGACTTGAGAGACAATGCTAGGCTCTTCGCTGGCCGAAATAACCACGATAGGAATATCGGGATAATCGGCTCTCAGTTGGATAAGTCCTGACATACCGTTCGCGCCTGGCATTTTTAGGTCAAGTAGAATCAGGTCTGGATCTTCCCCTTTTTCGAGAAGAGCCAAAAGTGACTCGAGCGAGTCGGCTTCCAACAGGTTCGCACCACCAATGGCCATATGCACTGATTGAAACAACGCATTGCGAAACAGCGGGTGGTCGTCGGCAATTATGATGCTATAGCTCAGTTCCATGTGATTCCATTGTGTTGATGAAATGTTAACATCTATTATTGATGTCTACCTATCTTCCCACAATCAACTTGGTGCAAAACTCTGATGAAAATCGACTTTTTATTGTATCAAGCCATTTTTTTCAAGGTGTTGTAAGAACTCGGGAGCTTTAACAAAGCCCGTTAGACGAGCACTCGGCAATGGGTCACCTTGACGACTCCAAAACTCAATCGTCGGCAGTCCCAATACACGCATTGCTTTTAACAACTCAATATCTTGTGGCTGATTTTTGGTGACGTCTGCTTGTACTAAGACAAATTGTTCGAGGACAGGTTCTACCTGAGCATGATGGAAGGTGTACTTTTCAAACTCTTTACAGGCGACGCACCAATCAGCGTAGAAATCTAACATGACCGGTTTATTGTCCTGCTTAGCTTGTGCCAAGACCGCTTGTAGTTCATTCAGGTTGTCGATGTGAATAAATTCGACGTTCGAGGTCTGAATAGTCAATTGACTAGGCGATGAATACCACAGTTGCAGCAGAGGTTGAATCGAGGCAATAATCCCTAATACGGCAACAATACCCACCAAGGTTTGCTTCCAAGATCCAAACGGTAATTGATTTTTTTGGTGATAAAGCCAACCAAAGGCAGCAAGACCCAATAGACTCCATAAGAGACTTGCCCAAAACTCAGGAATGATTCGCTCCAACAGGAATAGAGGTGCGGCGAGTAGAACAAAGCCAAACAGAATTTTAACTCGGTCCATCCAGCCCCCCGCTTTCGGTAGCAGCTTGTTGCCAAACACCGCCGCCGCAATCAATGGAATCCCCATCCCGAGTGCAAGGGCATACAGAGCAACCGCACCAGTAATCAGATCTCCGCTTTGCGCGACATAGAGCAGCGCTCCAGAGAGCGGCGCTGTGGTACAAGGTGAACACACTAGACCTGAGATCGCGCCCATAGCGAACACACCAAGGACATTGCCACCTTGTTGCTTGTTGCTAAGACCATTGAGCCAAGTTTGCACACGGCTAGGTAATTGTAAGGTGTAGGCGCCAAACATAGACAGCGCTAAAGCGATAAACAGAACACTCAAGCCGATCAACACATACGGGTGCTGCATCGCCGCTTGAAACTGCATGCCAGCGGAGGCAACGACTAAACCTAGTAGGGTGTAAGTGAGCGCCATTCCCTGAACATAAATAAATGACAGCCAGAGTGCCTGCTTCTGGCTGCGTTTGCCGGTTCCCAAAACGATGCTGGTAAGAATGGGATACATAGGCAAGACGCAAGGCGTAAAAGCAAGCCCAACACCCAGCAATAGAAATAGAGCTGGCGTCCACCAGTTTTGTTCGAGCTTCGATGTCAGATCTTGCGGCGCAGAAGTGGATGACAGATCGGTTTGCCTCTGGGGTAAGTTTTCTGCGTTGTTGACTGCTGGCGTTTTGGTGTTATCGACAAAAGGGGCGCTATCGACAAAAGGGGCGATATCAATCACTCGAGTCTCTGGTGGGTAACAGAAACCAGCTTTGGCGCAGCCTTGATATTGAACGATGACTTGAGAGCCCGGTTGATACTGGCTCAATGTGACTTCTGCAAACAGCGGTTCGGTATAGATATGGACATCACCAAAAAATTCGTCTTGGTACGGCGTTCCATCGGGATAACTGATGTTATCGATGGTGAGGTTTTGTCCACTGATATTCAGTCGTTCTTGATAAAGGTAATAGTCCTCTTTGACTTGCCAGTCCAAAAACAGACGGTTGTCTTGCTGATAGAAATTAAAGGCAAAGGCTTCATCAACAGCAACAAAGCGATTGTTTGCTTGAGGCGCAAAGGCACCACTGTTATCGGCTTGACCAAACAGTGCAAAACTTGGTGTCGCAACCAAGATCAGCAGTATGAATAGAATTTTTTTAAATGTTTGTCTCATAACAGCAGAGTAAATCTTATACCAATTGAGTGAGGTTATATGAAGTTAAGACAGGAAGATAGAGGGAAATGTTTCAAGCAAAATAAAAAAAGAGTCACCACGATAGTCCCGTTACCTAAAACTCGTCTCTTGAGTTAATTTTTCTCTTGAGTTGATAGAGGTATCTAGGGTGACCCTTAATATTCAGCCGATTAATGAATCAGTAAGCCACCAAACGCAAAGCCCAATGCCACAGCAGTCGAAATAGTCACCACGCCCGGAATAAAGAACGGATGGTTAAAGACATACTGTCCAATACGTGTTGAACCGGTGTCATCCATCTCGACCGCAGCCAGCAAGGTTGGATAAGTTGGAAGTACGAATAACGCACTGACCGCAGCAAAGGAGGCAACCGCCGTCAATGGCGCGACACCAATTGCTAGCGCCGCTGGCATCAAAGCTACCGTCGTTGCGCCTTGGGAGTAGAGCAGCATAGAGGCAAAAAACAGCACGAGCGCGAGCATCCATGGATGCCCTTCTAACAGTTCTCCTGCGACTTCTTTGATGTCATTGACGTGTGCGTTAACGAATGTTGAGCCAAGCCATGCTACGCCTAGAACGCAGACACAAGCGGTCATCCCTGAGCGGAAAGTCGCGGCAGAGGGGATCTTAGACGCATCAATCTTGGTGAACAGAGTAATGGCCGCCGCCGCAGTCAACATGATGGTCATAATCGCTTCGTTGCGACCTAATGTCGGATCTTTGATAAGCCCAACTGAGCCAGAAATCGCCGCAGCATAACAAACCACAAAGGCGATGGCGGCTAAGAAGATATAGGTCGCGGTTTTTGCTGTTGCGGGAATCACACGCTGTTGAGCATCGGTTAATTTGACCAGTCCCTTGGCGAGACGCTGTTGATACACTTCATCATCTTGTAGATCTTTGCCCATAAAGTTGGCAACAAATGCGCCTGCCATACAAGCAATAAAGGTCGTTGGAATACATACTGCGAGCAGAGTCAGGTAGTCAACGCCCATTGGTGCGAGCATCGCAGCAAATGCGACGACCGCCGCTGAGATCGGTGAGGCGGTAATCGCAATCTGTGAAGCGACGACGGAGATAGATAGAGGACGAGAGGGTCGAATTCCTTGTCCTTTAGCAACTTCAGCAATCACAGGCAATGTCGAGAAAGCAGTGTGTCCAGTACCCGCAAGTAAGGTCATAAGAAAGGTAACAATGGGCGCATAAAAAGTGATTCTTTCAGGGTGTTTTCTTAAAAAGTTTTCCGCCAATTGTACTAGCCAATCCATGCCACCCGCGACCTGCATCGCCGCAATGGCAGTGATCACCGACATGATGATGAGAATGACATCGACAGGAATATAGCTTTGACTGGTTGGAACCCCAAGTATTAAAGAGAGTGCGACGACACCCGCACCACCTGCAAGCCCAATTCCAATGCCGCCAATACGTGCCCCGAAGTAAATAAACAGCAGTACCACGGCCAGCTCTATAGCAACCATATGTTTTCCTCTTAATATCTTAATTTATTTGTTTGTACTACCAAGTTTAAATCTCTGTGTTTAAACCTAGTTTAGAGTGGCTTCAATAGCAAAAAGGCCCTTTGAAGGGCCTTGGTAAAGGAGCTTAATCGTAGCGCTTCGCTTTGTATTGCGGCTTCATCAAGTTGCCTACGGCAAAGATTTCATCCAATTCCTCCGCGGTGAGTAGTCCTCGTTCCAAGACGACCTCTCTTACGCTCTTGCCTGTTTCTGCACAAATCTTGCCGACGATATCGCCTTCGTGATGTCCAATATAGGGATTAAGGTAGGTGACGATGCCGATAGAGTTATAGACGTAGTGTTCACATACCTCTTTATTGACCGTAATACCGTCAATGCACTTATCACGGAGGTTGATGCAAGCGTTTTTCAGGATGCTAACTGACTCAAACATGCTTTGCGCAATGACGGGTTCCATTACATTGAGCTGTAACTGCCCCCCTTCTGCTGCAAATGAGATGGTGTTGTCGTTACCCAATACCTTGAAACAGACTTGGTTGACTACTTCTGGGATCACCGGATTGACTTTGGCTGGCATAATGGAAGAACCTGCTTGCAGTTGTGGCAGGTTTAGTTCGTTTAGACCCGCTCGTGGACCTGAAGAGAGCAATCTTAGGTCGTTACAAATCTTTGAGAGCTTAACCGCTAAGCGTTTGAAAGCACTATGAATCATCACGTATGCACCGCAGTCTGAGGTGGCTTCGATCAAATCTTCAGCAGGGACACAGTCATAGCCCGTCACATCAGCGAGGTGTTTCACGGCTAGTGCTTGGTAGCCTTCTGCGGCGTTTAAGCCAGTGCCGATAGCCGTTGCGCCTAAGTTGACTTCAAGAAGCAGTTTCGAGGTGTACTCCAGGTTGCGGATCTCTTCGTTTAAGGTCACCGCCCAAGCATGGAACTCTTGTCCTACGGTCATTGGGACGGCGTCTTGAAGTTGAGTGCGACCCATTTTTAAAATTGTGGAAAATTCTTGGCTCTTATTTTCAAATGAACCTTTGAGGTATTCGATGGCATCAATCAGCTTGAGTACGGTGTTGTAGACCGCAATACGAAATCCCGTAGGATAGGCGCAGTTGGTGGATTGGCTTTTGTTGACGTGATCATTGGGGTTAATGAATTCGTACTGGCCTTTTTGTTTGCCCATAAGCTCCAGAGCGACATTGGCAATGACTTCATTAGCGTTCATGTTGACGGAGGTGCCAGCGCCACCTTGAAATACGTCGGAAGGAAACTGGTCAAGACATTTGCCAGTATCAAGAATTAAATCACACGCTTGAATGATGTATTGTGAAGTGTCTTTTGGCAGAACGCCGAGTTCACGGTTAGCGAGCGCTGCCGCTTTTTTGGTCATGACCATGCCACGAACAAAATCTGGAACATCAGAGATGGTGGCATTAGAGATATTAAAGTTTTCTATGGCGCGTAGGGTGTGGATACCATAATAAGCGTCTGCAGGAACGTGGCGTTGACCGAGTAGGTCTTCTTCAATGCGAGTCGCGGTCGTTGTTGAGTCTTGAGAGAGTAAAGATGAAGTTGCCATACCTTGGATCCTTATAGTTATTCTGCGTACAAAACAGTGTGGCTATCATTGCTTTAAGAATCCATTCACAGCGGTACTTTTATGCGTCCCAGCGTGTAGGGATATCTTACTCAAAGCGACAACTAAAGACGAGAAGTAGATCGCTATTTTCAGCAATTTAATACTAATAATGGCTAATGAATCAACAGCAGGGTAAGGCAATGAAATACGGTTTATTTATCTTGGTGAAAGTGTGAGCTAACAGGCTTCTACTTCTCTTTTGTTGTGATTTACAGCCAGCTATGCGTAAACTAAGGATAATTCATAGATTCATCACTGTTTTGTATGTGAATTGAAGCGATATACCAAGCTGCAGCGATATACGAAACAGACAGCGCCCGTCGTGGCGAAAGGAGTGCCTAGTGTTTGCCGTTTTACTTTTATTGTTTATCTTTGTGCCGATTATTGAAATCGGTCTGTTTATTCAAGTCGGTGGTTTTTTAGGGTTATGGCCAACGATTGGTCTGGTGTTGTTGACGGCATTTGTCGGTGCATCTTTAGTTCGTAGTCAGGGACTGCAAACCTTGATGTCAGTACAAACCCGCCTGCAACAAGGAGAGATGCCCGCTCAGCAAATCCTTGAGGGAGTGATGTTGGCTGTTTCTGGGGTTCTATTGTTGACGCCGGGCTTTATGACAGATGCTTTCGGGATGTTGGTACTATTGCCAGCCCCGCGTGCGGTTATGGCAAAGTACTTAATGACGAAAATGGTGGTCAAAACCGTGTCAGGAGGAAACTTTGGTGCTGGTGGTTTTCATCAGCAAGGTCCTTTTGGTTCAAATCCGTTTGATGATCGTCAGCAAGGCGATACCTTTGAAGGCGAGTTTGAGCGTAAAGGCGATGACGATGATGATGATCGTAATAAATTGAATTAATTGCCGATTATGTTGTTTATTAAGCGTTTTAAAATCACGCGACGTCGCTGGAATACCATCCTTATTGTTGCCATTACCCTTTTTATTTTGGTGATGGCTTCGCCTCAATTGATTAAGCAATATTTGATTGCCCCGTCCGTCGTTGACCCTGAAGCTGCGGTACTCAACCCTTATCAAGCACCGATCGAACTGAATTACAACGGAGTACAATTCTATTTCGATGACCAATGGTTGGCGATTCCGGCGTCTTTAAGTGAGCAGGCGGAGCAAATCGTCTCTACCTGGGGAGAAATGCGAGGAACGCTAGTCGATGATTCTTTGTTGCAAAAACTTAGACCTAGCATGGAGAGCCCTGTAACGGTAGAAATTTGGTATCAAGACATCGAAGAACCGCAACGTGTGACCGCCTACAATATGCAAACTTTTTGGCTGATTCAGAACTACAACAGCCAATGGTTGGCGATCAGCTTGAACGATCAACAGCTCATACTCCACAACATGAACCCGTAGAGTCGAACTATGCCTGAATTACCTGAAGTTGAAGTCTCCCGTCTGGGCATCACGCCACACTTAGAGGGACAGATAATAAAAAATATCGTGGTTCGCCAGCGTCAACTGCGTTGGTGGATCCCCGAGGAGATTCACGGTTTGCATGGACACACAATCAAGTCCATTCGCAGGCGAGCAAAGTATCTGTTGATTGATACCGATGCCGGGACGGCTATCATCCATCTGGGTATGTCGGGCAGTTTGCGAGTGCTTGAGCATCCGCCCGAGCCAACCAAGCATGACCACGTCGATCTGGTGTTGGGAAATGGTAAAGTGATGCGTTATAACGACCCGCGTCGTTTTGGCGCTTGGTTGTGGAGTGAAGCGGGAGAGTCTCATGCGTTGATTGACAATTGTGGTCCAGAGCCTTTAAGTGATGACTTTTCGGCGCAGTGGATGCAAGAGCGAGCAAACAACAAACGGGTCGCAGTCAAAACTTTTATTATGAACAACAGTCATGTGGTTGGTGTGGGAAATATCTACGCCAGCGAGTCTCTGTTTGCGGCTAAGGTAGCGCCGATCATACCAGCGTATAAACTCTCACTTGATGATTGGCAGCGATTGGTTAAAGAGATCAAGCTGGTACTGCATAAAGCCATTCAACAGGGGGGCACGACGCTGAAAGATTTTGCTCAGACTGATGGAAAACCGGGTTATTTTGCTCAGGAGTTACAGGTGTATGGACGCGCAGGAGAACCTTGCCGAGTTTGTGATGAACTCATTCAGCAGCAAAAAATTGGTCAGCGAAATACCTTCTTCTGTCCTCGTTGCCAGCCGGCATAAAAAATGCGAGCTCAGCTCGCATTTTTTATAGACTATTTTTTGTTGGTGGATTCGTAGATTTTGAAATCATCTCTTTGCGTTTTTAGCAGGTAAAGATTCCACATATATTGCTCTGGTCTCTCTGTCACCAAGTCCTCGATCGCTTTATTCATTGCTCGAGCATCTAGCTCCTCATCCCCTGTTGGGAAGTTTTCTAGAGCAGGGAGTACGTGAACCTCGTATTTACCTGTTTTATCATTATAGGCAGGTAGCATCGGAACCACTTTAGCACGACAAACTCGCGCCATTTTACCAAAGCCTTTGAGTGTGGCTTTTTCTGTACCGAAAAATGGTACAAACACCGAGTTCTTTGGACCATGGTCTTCATCGGGTAGCCAGTAGCCAATATAGCCGTCTTGGATCGAACGAATAAATGGTTTGATACCAGCTTCTCTTGAGAAAATTCGCCCACCATACTGCATACGCTGTACATGCATCAGCCAAGCACCTAAACGGTTTTTTTGCGGCTTCATTATACTTGCGACCTTGTGACCTTGAGCCGCCAACATGACCGCTGGGTAATCCACTGCCCAAGCATGCGGTGCGAGTATGATGACGCGTTCGCCCTGTTCAAGCAGAGGCGTTAAGTTTTCTTCACCAATCATGACTCCTCGGCTTTGGTTGTGTTTGGTTGAACGAACCAAAAACTCCGAATAGCCAAAGAGATATTGTGCCGCTTTCGCAAACGTTGCGGCGACAATGGTATCGATTTCTTCGGGGGACTTGTCTGGAAAACAGTACTCAAGGTTGACGCGTGTTCTTTTTACCACACGACCATTTCTATTAACGACAATAGTCGATAAGTAGCTGGCCAGTCGATCGCGCAATTTCACCGGCATAAAGGCGAGCAGTGCTGCGAAAAATATGCCTAGCCACATCCCCCAGTAGCGAGGATGAAGAAACGCCCATTCAAAACGGACGTCGTATAGATGTTTGTTAATTCTGTCTTCGTTGCTCATAAATTTTATTTGATTACTGCAGTTGAAGTTTTAATAGTGCCCAATACTCATCAAAGCTAGCCGTTGGGGTGTATTTGAAGTCTGAGCGAACAAATCGATTCAGGCAACCTTCGACCTGACCAAGAAGTTGTGCAGCAAGTACGCTTTCGTCAACAGGGAAGCTTTTCCCTTCACGAATCTTTCGCTCACGCAGGATTTGGCGAAGCGAGGTTTCAATTCTATCGTAAAGTTGGTTAATGCGGTCGCGTAAGCGTTCGTTTTCAAACATCAGAGCGTGACCAGATAGGATTCTGCTTAATCCGGGGTTTCGTTCAGAGAAGCCTAAGATCAGTTGTAACACAAGACGTACACGTGCCAGTGTATCCTTTTCTTCATCAAGAATGAGATTAATGCGAGACATTAACGAGTCTTCAATAAACTCAATCAGCCCTTCAAACATTCGAGCTTTGCTTGGGAAATGACGATAGAGAGCCGCTTCTGATACGCCCACTTGCTTAGCAAGCTTGGCCGTTGTTATGCGTGATGTTCCTTCATTTGATTCCAACATCTCTGCCAGCGCTTGAAGAATTTCTTCTTTTCTATTCGACTTTCTCGTAGCGGACATAAATCCTATTCCTTTTGAAAACAACAAATTTCATCTACCGGCAAAGTGAGATTGAGTCACTTTGTCGGTGTCTTCACCCAGTTTGTCGTGCTGAGCATCGACAGTCTACAGCATGGGGATTTTATTTCTGTAGTACGATATGTGAAATGATTGAGCTCGGTAGCAATCTCTAACTAAAGCCATGCTCTCACAGCAGAAAACCTGCCTTTAGGCAGGTTTTATTTTGGCGAGTATAGCGTGATTTAGTTAGTCTATTTGCCCGAGCGCTGTGAGCAGGATAGCTTGACTTAATTCAGTTTTACTGCCGAACCCTAACTCTTTCTTATCGTCAGCCCAATATACGGTAATACTATTGTTGTCACTGTTAAAGCCTTGTCCCTCAACAGAAACATCATTAGCACAAATCATATCTAACCCTTTGCGCTGCAGTTTATCTTTGGCGTAGTTCTCTACATCTTGAGTTTCTGCCGCAAAGCCAATAGTAAATGGACGAGCCTCAGTTAAACTGGCGACTGCCGCTATTATGTCAGGGTTTTTGACCATGCTGATATGCATATTATCATTATCGGCACTTTTTTTGATTTTTTGAGTGGCAAGATGCTCGGGTCGATAGTCGGCAACTGCGGCACAGCCAATAAAAATATCGTGTTGCTTAGCCAACTTTAGCGACGCTTGATACATCTCTTCAGCGCTAGTGACGTCAATACGATTGACACCATTCGGGGTGGCTAAAGAAACAGGACCCGAGATCAAGCTGACGTTCGCGCCGAGTTTGGCGGCGGTTGCTGCTAGAGCAAATCCCATTTTTCCAGAGCTATGGTTGGAGATGTAGCGCACAGGATCGATAGCTTCACGGGTCGGACCGGCGGTAATGACGACGGAACGACCGTGTAAAGGCTTAGGTGCAAAGAAGTCCTCACATAAGCCAACTAATTGCATGGGTTCTAACATACGTCCCATGCCGACATCACCGCACGCCTGCTCCCCTTTACCAGGACCCCAAATCATCATGTTGCGACGAGCAAGGGTAGCAATATTCTCTTGGGTTGCGATGTTTTGATACATCTGCTGGTTCATCGCCGGAGAAACCGCAACAGGGGCGTCGGTGGCTAAGACTAGCGTACTGAGCAAGTCATTGCCCATACCGGCGGCAACGCGAGCGATTAAATCCGCAGTCGCTGGAGCCAGCAATACTAGATCTGCCCACTTGGCCAATTCGATATGCCCCATAG
This genomic interval from Vibrio hippocampi contains the following:
- the slmA gene encoding nucleoid occlusion factor SlmA, whose product is MSATRKSNRKEEILQALAEMLESNEGTSRITTAKLAKQVGVSEAALYRHFPSKARMFEGLIEFIEDSLMSRINLILDEEKDTLARVRLVLQLILGFSERNPGLSRILSGHALMFENERLRDRINQLYDRIETSLRQILRERKIREGKSFPVDESVLAAQLLGQVEGCLNRFVRSDFKYTPTASFDEYWALLKLQLQ
- the coaBC gene encoding bifunctional phosphopantothenoylcysteine decarboxylase/phosphopantothenate--cysteine ligase CoaBC, with the protein product MQQTLAGKNILLGISGGIAAYKCADLTRRLIERGAKVHVVMTKAAQEFITPLTMQAVSGNPISTSLFDPTAELSMGHIELAKWADLVLLAPATADLIARVAAGMGNDLLSTLVLATDAPVAVSPAMNQQMYQNIATQENIATLARRNMMIWGPGKGEQACGDVGMGRMLEPMQLVGLCEDFFAPKPLHGRSVVITAGPTREAIDPVRYISNHSSGKMGFALAATAAKLGANVSLISGPVSLATPNGVNRIDVTSAEEMYQASLKLAKQHDIFIGCAAVADYRPEHLATQKIKKSADNDNMHISMVKNPDIIAAVASLTEARPFTIGFAAETQDVENYAKDKLQRKGLDMICANDVSVEGQGFNSDNNSITVYWADDKKELGFGSKTELSQAILLTALGQID